A DNA window from Mariprofundus aestuarium contains the following coding sequences:
- a CDS encoding PhoU domain-containing protein, whose amino-acid sequence MALDINQIEQDFDELEARYRKKHLIRQANDTASPLINALYPNVLQDLERIRDHANNIAEQALKGN is encoded by the coding sequence TTGGCTCTAGACATCAACCAGATAGAGCAGGACTTTGATGAGCTTGAGGCTAGATACCGCAAGAAGCATCTCATTAGACAAGCAAACGATACCGCCAGCCCATTGATCAATGCCCTCTACCCTAACGTACTGCAAGATCTCGAAAGGATCAGAGACCATGCCAATAACATCGCCGAGCAGGCTCTCAAGGGCAACTGA
- the gltB gene encoding glutamate synthase large subunit, whose amino-acid sequence MSNSHPSVNRKPVKQGLYDPRNEHDACGVGFVAQIKNEKSHDIVEKGLEILERLTHRGAAGADPREGDGAGILLQIPHQFFEAVTADLDFDLPPAGHYGVGMVFLPQDAAYRASCQEIFEKAVSDEGQKVLGWRDVPVDAVSADLPESVTACEPFIRQLFIAQGESCTDQDEFERKLFVIRKVASNAVSALGLDDAANFYTASLSSRTIVYKGMFHSHQVSPYYEDLRDARMTSALALVHQRFSTNTFPSWELAHPFRMMAHNGEINTVRGNINWMNARRQSMQSELLGDDLTKLWPISKEGQSDTACFDNALELLVAGGYSLAHAAMLMIPEAWAGNKQMDEQRKAFYEHNAALMEPWDGPAAVAFTDGRQIGATLDRNGLRPTRYLVTEDGLVLGASEMGVLDIPEEKIIKKWRLQPGKMLLIDLEEGRIIDDAEIKQQLASAKPYKEWLAKTQIQLENLPEEIAPQTPDHDTMLHRQQSFGYTQEDIKFLMTPMAVSGQEGTGSMGNDSPLAVLSNRAKPLYSYFRQLFAQVTNPPIDPIREEMVMSLTSIIGPRPNLLGLEESEPQLRLEVLQPILSNVDVEKIRHIDQYTDNRFRTITLSSCYAIDQGASGMEAAIENLCKQAEEAVRDRFNIIILSDRKMDAQHIAIPALLATSAVHHHLIREGLRTETGLVVETGSAREVHHFACLAGFGAEAVNPYLAFETLVDMKRQGQLPNDLSSEEAEKRYIKAIGKGLFKVMSKMGISTYQSYCGAQIFEAVGLASDFVAKYFTGTATQIEGAGLTEIAQEATQRHIDAFRGVMIYKDALDVGGEYAWRARGDAHTLTPGVIAKVQHAVRTSNYSLYKEYADEINDQAGKLKTLRGLFKFKGGSAIPLEEVEPATSIVKRFATGAMSFGSISHEAHSTLAIAMNRLGGKSNTGEGGEEPERFKPMANGDSMRSAIKQVASGRFGVTTEYLANSDQIQIKMAQGAKPGEGGQLPGHKVDQRIGRVRHSTPGVGLISPPPHHDIYSIEDLAQLIFDLKNTNPRADISVKLVSEIGVGTVAAGVVKAHADHVVIAGHDGGTGASPLTSIKHAGSAWELGLAETQQTLVLNRLRGRTILQADGQMRTGRDVVIAALLGADEVAFGTIALIAEGCIMMRKCHLNTCPVGVATQDPELRKKFVGKPEDVVNFFLYLAEEAREIMAELGFRTFAEMIGRADMLDTNDAVRHWKSEGLDLSPILHLVDANGTSVSHTDTQDHGLEKLIDNKLIEQAKEALENRTPVVIETPICNVDRSFATMLSGEVAKRYGHEGLAEDTIVIKAKGTAGQSLGAWLTRGVSIDLAGEGNDYVGKGLSGGRIAIYPPAESKLIAEENIIVGNTVLFGATEGECYFNGVGGERFAVRNSGAVAVVEGVGDHGCEYMTGGTIVVLGDTGRNFAAGMSGGIAYVLDADNTFESRCNMAQVALEPIASEADALEELDHQGPDLETHGRVNIKHTLSQNDQKILRTLIQRHVHYTNSAVGKRILENWNDYLGQFVKVIPVDYRRALADMEAEKAAAAKETING is encoded by the coding sequence ATGAGCAATTCACATCCAAGTGTGAACAGAAAACCAGTTAAGCAGGGCCTGTACGATCCTAGGAACGAACATGATGCATGTGGCGTTGGTTTTGTTGCCCAGATCAAAAACGAAAAAAGCCATGATATCGTTGAGAAAGGCCTGGAAATCCTTGAGCGCCTGACCCACCGTGGTGCTGCCGGAGCCGACCCTCGCGAAGGTGATGGCGCAGGCATTCTACTGCAGATTCCCCACCAGTTTTTTGAGGCGGTCACCGCTGATCTTGATTTTGATCTGCCCCCTGCAGGTCACTACGGTGTTGGCATGGTCTTCTTGCCACAGGATGCAGCTTACCGCGCCTCCTGCCAGGAGATCTTTGAAAAAGCTGTAAGCGATGAGGGCCAGAAGGTTCTCGGCTGGCGTGATGTGCCAGTGGATGCCGTCAGTGCAGATCTTCCTGAGAGTGTCACTGCCTGTGAGCCGTTCATTCGCCAGCTGTTTATCGCTCAAGGTGAAAGCTGCACTGATCAGGATGAATTTGAGCGCAAACTGTTTGTGATTCGAAAAGTGGCGAGCAATGCTGTATCCGCACTGGGTCTGGATGACGCTGCCAACTTCTATACTGCATCGCTCTCCAGCCGCACTATTGTTTATAAGGGCATGTTCCACTCCCACCAGGTATCGCCTTACTATGAGGATCTGCGTGATGCACGTATGACCTCTGCACTGGCACTGGTACATCAGCGTTTCTCTACCAACACCTTCCCATCCTGGGAACTGGCTCACCCATTCCGCATGATGGCGCATAACGGCGAGATCAATACCGTACGTGGTAATATCAACTGGATGAATGCGCGCCGTCAGTCCATGCAGTCTGAACTGCTGGGCGATGATCTGACCAAGCTCTGGCCAATCAGTAAAGAGGGCCAATCAGATACAGCATGTTTTGATAATGCACTGGAATTGCTGGTAGCTGGTGGTTATTCACTGGCGCACGCAGCCATGTTGATGATTCCTGAAGCGTGGGCTGGAAACAAACAGATGGATGAGCAGCGCAAGGCATTCTATGAGCATAACGCTGCCCTGATGGAGCCATGGGATGGCCCTGCTGCCGTAGCATTTACCGATGGCCGCCAGATTGGTGCGACACTCGACCGTAACGGCCTGCGCCCTACCCGCTACCTGGTTACCGAAGATGGCTTGGTACTCGGTGCATCTGAGATGGGTGTACTGGATATCCCTGAAGAGAAAATCATCAAGAAATGGCGCCTGCAGCCGGGTAAAATGCTGCTCATCGACCTTGAAGAAGGGCGCATCATTGATGATGCCGAGATTAAACAGCAGCTGGCTTCAGCCAAGCCGTACAAAGAGTGGCTGGCTAAAACCCAGATTCAGTTGGAAAACCTGCCGGAAGAGATTGCGCCTCAGACTCCGGATCACGACACCATGCTGCATCGCCAGCAGTCCTTTGGTTACACCCAGGAGGATATCAAGTTCCTGATGACGCCAATGGCTGTTTCCGGTCAGGAGGGCACAGGATCCATGGGTAATGACAGTCCACTGGCTGTCCTCTCCAACCGTGCCAAACCTCTGTATAGCTATTTCCGCCAGCTCTTCGCACAGGTAACCAATCCACCCATCGACCCAATTCGTGAAGAGATGGTGATGAGCCTGACCTCCATCATCGGCCCCCGCCCTAACCTGCTTGGCCTTGAAGAGAGCGAGCCGCAGCTACGCCTGGAAGTGCTTCAGCCGATCCTCTCTAATGTGGATGTGGAGAAAATTCGCCACATTGATCAGTACACTGACAACCGCTTCCGCACCATCACACTCTCATCCTGTTATGCCATTGATCAGGGTGCTTCGGGTATGGAAGCTGCCATTGAAAACCTCTGCAAGCAGGCGGAAGAGGCAGTTCGTGATCGCTTCAACATCATTATCCTCTCTGATCGCAAGATGGATGCTCAGCATATTGCCATCCCTGCACTGCTGGCCACATCGGCAGTACATCATCACCTGATCCGTGAGGGGCTGCGTACCGAAACTGGCCTCGTTGTTGAAACAGGCTCTGCCCGTGAAGTGCATCACTTCGCCTGCCTGGCAGGTTTTGGTGCTGAAGCAGTCAATCCGTATCTTGCGTTTGAAACATTGGTGGATATGAAACGTCAAGGGCAGTTGCCGAATGACCTGAGCTCTGAGGAAGCTGAAAAGCGTTACATCAAAGCCATTGGCAAAGGACTGTTCAAGGTGATGTCCAAGATGGGCATCTCCACCTATCAGTCCTACTGTGGCGCTCAGATTTTCGAAGCTGTGGGGCTGGCCTCCGACTTCGTGGCGAAATACTTCACTGGCACAGCCACTCAGATTGAGGGCGCAGGCCTTACAGAGATCGCTCAGGAAGCCACCCAGCGTCATATCGACGCCTTCCGTGGTGTTATGATCTACAAAGACGCACTGGATGTCGGCGGCGAATACGCATGGCGTGCACGTGGTGATGCACATACCCTTACCCCTGGCGTTATTGCTAAAGTACAACATGCCGTAAGAACATCTAACTATTCATTATATAAAGAATATGCCGATGAAATAAATGATCAGGCAGGCAAGCTGAAAACACTTCGCGGCCTATTCAAATTCAAAGGTGGCAGTGCCATCCCTCTTGAAGAGGTCGAACCTGCAACAAGCATTGTAAAACGTTTCGCTACCGGTGCGATGAGCTTTGGCTCCATCTCGCATGAAGCGCACAGCACACTGGCGATTGCTATGAACCGTCTTGGCGGCAAATCCAATACCGGCGAAGGTGGTGAAGAGCCAGAGCGTTTCAAACCGATGGCAAATGGTGACTCCATGCGCTCTGCCATTAAGCAGGTTGCATCGGGCCGTTTTGGCGTAACCACAGAATACCTGGCCAACTCCGATCAGATTCAGATCAAGATGGCCCAGGGTGCAAAACCGGGTGAAGGTGGACAGTTGCCTGGCCATAAGGTTGATCAGCGTATCGGCCGCGTACGCCACTCCACACCTGGCGTAGGCCTTATCTCCCCGCCTCCGCACCATGATATCTACTCTATTGAGGATCTGGCACAGCTGATCTTCGATCTGAAGAATACCAACCCGCGTGCTGACATCTCGGTGAAATTGGTATCAGAGATCGGGGTCGGTACGGTTGCTGCCGGCGTGGTCAAAGCACATGCTGATCACGTGGTGATCGCAGGCCATGATGGCGGCACAGGCGCCTCCCCACTGACCTCGATTAAACATGCAGGTTCTGCATGGGAGCTGGGACTGGCTGAAACACAGCAGACGCTGGTGCTTAACCGCCTGCGTGGCCGTACCATCCTGCAGGCTGACGGCCAGATGCGTACAGGTCGCGATGTTGTCATTGCTGCCCTGCTTGGCGCGGATGAGGTTGCATTCGGCACCATCGCACTGATTGCCGAAGGCTGCATCATGATGCGCAAGTGTCACCTCAACACCTGCCCTGTCGGTGTTGCCACACAGGATCCTGAGCTGCGCAAGAAGTTTGTAGGTAAACCTGAAGATGTGGTTAACTTCTTCCTCTACCTGGCTGAAGAGGCTCGTGAAATCATGGCTGAGCTTGGCTTCCGTACCTTTGCTGAGATGATTGGCCGTGCTGACATGCTCGATACCAACGATGCAGTCAGGCACTGGAAGTCGGAAGGACTGGATCTCTCCCCCATTCTGCATCTGGTCGATGCTAACGGTACTTCCGTCTCTCACACCGACACCCAGGACCATGGTCTCGAGAAGTTGATCGACAATAAACTGATCGAACAGGCGAAAGAGGCCCTGGAGAACAGAACACCAGTCGTGATTGAAACACCAATCTGCAATGTTGATCGCAGCTTCGCTACCATGCTTTCAGGTGAAGTAGCCAAGCGTTATGGTCATGAAGGTCTGGCTGAAGACACAATCGTCATCAAGGCCAAGGGTACTGCAGGCCAGTCACTCGGTGCTTGGCTGACCCGTGGTGTATCGATCGACCTGGCCGGTGAAGGCAACGACTATGTTGGTAAAGGCCTCTCTGGAGGACGCATCGCCATCTACCCGCCTGCCGAGTCCAAGCTGATTGCCGAGGAGAACATCATTGTCGGTAATACCGTGCTCTTCGGTGCTACTGAAGGTGAATGTTATTTCAACGGTGTCGGCGGCGAACGCTTTGCCGTACGTAACTCAGGCGCAGTTGCCGTTGTTGAAGGTGTTGGTGACCACGGTTGTGAATATATGACCGGTGGCACCATCGTGGTTCTCGGTGATACAGGTCGCAACTTTGCTGCAGGCATGTCCGGCGGTATCGCTTATGTACTGGATGCCGACAATACATTCGAGAGCCGTTGTAACATGGCTCAGGTTGCACTGGAACCTATTGCTTCAGAAGCCGATGCTCTGGAAGAACTGGACCATCAGGGCCCTGATCTGGAAACACACGGCCGTGTGAACATCAAACACACGCTCTCTCAGAATGACCAGAAGATTCTGCGCACACTGATTCAGCGTCATGTGCACTACACCAACTCTGCCGTTGGTAAGCGCATTCTTGAAAACTGGAACGATTACCTTGGCCAGTTTGTTAAAGTGATCCCGGTGGATTACCGCCGTGCACTGGCCGACATGGAAGCGGAAAAAGCAGCAGCTGCAAAGGAGACTATCAATGGGTAA
- a CDS encoding SDR family NAD(P)-dependent oxidoreductase, translating to MEKQLSVLITGASGGFGLEFAKQIEPQGYRLILHGRDLPRLQMTLDSLKYPERHRLLQADMTAKTGVATLLQELADEQLVGLVNNAGFGIWGSFERTGIVPQIDVIKTDLNAPIAITHALLPCLLRNSGFVINVSSLAGEAPLPYMSTYAAAKTGLTYWSESLRAELAGKLRIVTLAPGPSPTGFRDVSGMPSGPGSFFRTPIPLIVDASLKTLEQGGGFCVPGWRHKLLFLLQKITPRSMAIKIMEGHLRP from the coding sequence ATGGAGAAACAGCTTTCTGTACTTATAACCGGAGCATCCGGCGGCTTCGGACTTGAGTTTGCGAAACAGATAGAACCGCAAGGTTACCGCCTGATCCTTCATGGGCGCGATCTCCCCCGCCTGCAGATGACCCTGGACAGCCTTAAATATCCAGAGCGCCACAGGCTCCTGCAGGCGGATATGACTGCCAAAACAGGTGTCGCCACTCTGCTTCAAGAGCTTGCCGATGAGCAGCTGGTCGGGCTGGTTAATAATGCAGGTTTCGGCATCTGGGGTTCCTTCGAGCGGACCGGTATCGTGCCACAGATCGATGTGATCAAAACCGACCTGAATGCGCCAATCGCAATCACCCATGCGCTGCTTCCCTGTCTGCTTAGAAACAGCGGCTTTGTGATCAATGTGTCGTCACTGGCTGGCGAAGCACCCCTTCCTTACATGAGCACCTATGCTGCCGCCAAAACTGGCCTGACCTACTGGAGCGAATCGCTGCGTGCCGAGCTGGCAGGCAAACTGCGGATTGTAACCCTTGCACCGGGTCCATCGCCGACAGGATTCCGTGATGTTTCCGGAATGCCTTCAGGACCGGGAAGCTTCTTTCGAACCCCGATCCCGCTGATTGTTGACGCCTCACTTAAAACGCTTGAACAAGGCGGCGGCTTCTGCGTGCCGGGATGGCGCCATAAACTACTGTTTTTATTGCAAAAAATAACACCACGTTCAATGGCCATAAAAATCATGGAGGGGCATTTACGACCCTGA
- the hisJ gene encoding histidinol-phosphatase HisJ: MSYRPVPDYHMHTPRCNHATGCVTEYADAAVKAGLTELGMSDHSPMPGDYDKAWRMGHHELNDYIREVEHAREKYADQLTIRLGIEADFHPGTETYVMEMIETHPWDYVIGSVHYIGDWGFDNPDTIQIWDTWKIEDAYCAYFKLVQQSAESGLFNIIGHPDLIKKFGHRPPSDSKAVNDAIEMMLQAVKKADVTLEISSAGLRKPVGEIYPQTRIVKRAAELGITFSFGSDAHSPVEVGHAMDDCLAQLESFGVTEVASFKKRQRTMIPIQRTA; the protein is encoded by the coding sequence ATGAGCTACCGTCCTGTTCCCGACTATCATATGCATACACCGCGCTGTAACCACGCTACTGGCTGCGTCACCGAATATGCTGATGCAGCAGTGAAGGCAGGGCTAACTGAGCTCGGCATGTCCGACCACTCACCGATGCCCGGTGATTACGATAAAGCGTGGCGCATGGGGCACCATGAGTTGAATGACTATATCCGCGAAGTGGAACACGCCCGTGAAAAGTATGCGGACCAGCTCACTATTCGGTTGGGGATTGAGGCTGATTTTCACCCCGGCACGGAAACCTACGTCATGGAGATGATTGAAACCCACCCATGGGACTATGTGATCGGCTCCGTGCACTATATTGGCGACTGGGGCTTCGACAATCCGGATACGATCCAGATATGGGATACCTGGAAAATCGAGGATGCATATTGCGCCTATTTCAAACTGGTGCAGCAGTCAGCCGAATCAGGCCTCTTCAACATTATCGGTCACCCCGACCTGATTAAGAAATTCGGTCATCGCCCTCCATCCGATTCAAAAGCCGTTAATGACGCCATTGAAATGATGTTGCAGGCGGTGAAAAAAGCGGATGTGACGCTTGAGATCAGCTCAGCCGGACTTCGCAAACCTGTAGGCGAGATTTATCCACAAACTAGAATTGTAAAACGGGCAGCAGAGCTCGGTATAACCTTCTCATTCGGCTCCGATGCCCACTCTCCTGTCGAAGTCGGGCACGCTATGGATGACTGCCTTGCACAGCTTGAATCATTCGGTGTTACCGAAGTCGCCAGCTTCAAAAAGAGGCAACGTACCATGATACCCATTCAGCGTACCGCATAG
- a CDS encoding DUF211 domain-containing protein — MESVKRVVLDVLKPHQPDALEFSKAIAEVGSDYHVTLTVVEVDKNTETLQVEIVGSAIDFEAVQAAIATLGGALHSIDEVEVQSENDTG, encoded by the coding sequence ATGGAATCTGTTAAACGAGTAGTTCTGGATGTACTAAAGCCCCATCAACCCGATGCACTGGAGTTTTCCAAGGCCATCGCTGAAGTGGGCAGTGATTACCATGTAACTCTGACCGTGGTCGAGGTGGATAAAAACACCGAAACTCTTCAAGTTGAAATTGTGGGTAGTGCTATCGACTTTGAAGCGGTTCAGGCCGCTATTGCCACTCTGGGAGGTGCACTGCACAGCATCGATGAGGTGGAAGTGCAGAGTGAAAATGACACAGGGTAA